In a genomic window of Bemisia tabaci chromosome 1, PGI_BMITA_v3:
- the LOC109039512 gene encoding uncharacterized protein — MICTGLSLLVVIQECGSNEELKNFLEQSLRNALQTALVNFQQTPPPPQQQPSNRDQPRLQDATATPLSSTPQPQTSQQQQENYRKIVIPSFKPHNLSTPQFTPRSFKRHPLIKEKPFYRQVILLDESSATTLSPEKREILEGSGFVKDHRKFDKNWTNEKLKQKISEWFVDVLNNQEIDFQFVKYNGKNLKSFIIPNEEIDGEFLNRNTKSIIYVKPSRDLTDTSDDSSSICETKSKILKTESASTPISPSSSSLKTSAQPSTHSAPCNEANIVSRNVSEPTTEIAHTNLITSSDSDSSSSLDYWFKEKPKGGQRKLPPEISFFRSSPFKVSSNSDSSPHPVSSQWEDIACASTSTAADNNSKLSHGKPGTFMYTDDYGRNHMLIDVKPEDISQNRENRLSVADVLASLQLQMHLKSTKRHIRARRDTLYPDMLRLLEDPSFSVLDRLSVRFECEVVVGKGPLKAFLNSLVLEVKEDTRIFEGASEKTLTYCKQSLKEGLYKKAGQILQFTFLHEGPRPQFLSKALFELISQGSLKNLELKSSLVPDLNTRHAIEQMENAANHHEVNAVIRDNESSYRCAVKKHFLEEKEFFKKEEILKDVLEYHLHDKIKDPLSQFKDGLNEGTSLLKYVEANPAEFWNIFGSVDEVLTAKNFIAAFSSYPVTEDEKRVLAHLKQFVKDCEGESAKVTLTDILEFATGIDNLPALGLSSLKRLFHPPLDLAPYQI; from the exons ATGATATGCACAGGGCTGTCGCTGCTTGTGGTTATCCAAGAATGT ggtTCCAATGAAGAGCTGAAGAATTTTTTAGAGCAGTCTTTGCGCAATGCTCTTCAAACGGCACTTGTCAATTTTCAGCAaacaccaccaccaccacaacaacaac CCAGTAACAGGGACCAACCTAGATTACAAGATGCCACTGCAACTCCATTGAGCAGTACACCTCAACCTCAAACATCACAACAACAACAAGAAAATTACAGGAAAATCGTAATTCCATCTTTTAAACCCCACAATTTAAGTACCCCACAATTTACTCCACGATCTTTCAAGCGGCATCCGCTGATTAAGGAAAAACCTTTTTACCGTCAGGTAATATTGCTCGATGAATCATCTGCCACAACTCTCTCTCCTGAGAAGAGAGAGATACTTGAGGGAAGTGGTTTCGTTAAAGATCACCGCAAATTTGATAAGAATTGGACaaatgagaaattaaaacagaaaatttctgAATGGTTTGTTGATGTTCTTAACAATCAAGAAATTGATTTTCAGTTCGTAAAATAtaatggtaaaaatttaaaatcattcaTTATCCCTAATGAAGAAATAGATGGAGAATTTTTAAACCGTAACACAAAATCCATTATTTACGTCAAGCCATCAAGAGATCTTACCGATACTTCTGATGATTCGTCCTCAATATGTGagacaaaatccaaaattctgaAGACAGAGTCTGCATCAACACCGATCTCTCCAAGTTCATCCTCCCTGAAGACTTCAGCACAACCCAGTACCCACTCAGCTCCATGTAATGAAGCAAATATTGTTTCAAGAAACGTTTCCGAGCCAACCACGGAAATAGCACACACCAATTTAATAACCAGCAGTGATTCTGATAGTTCTTCTTCCCTGGACTACTGGTTTAAGGAAAAACCCAAAGGAGGCCAACGAAAACTTCCACCTGAGATTTCCTTCTTCCGGTCATCTCCTTTCAAAGTTTCCTCCAATTCTGATTCATCTCCTCATCCGGTTTCCAGTCAATGGGAAGATATTGCATGTGCCTCAACCTCGACTGCTGCTGATAATAATTCTAAACTCTCTCATGGTAAACCTGGGACCTTTATGTACACAGATGATTATGGCCGAAATCACATGCTCATTGATGTTAAACCGGAAGATATTtcccaaaatcgagaaaatcgtCTCTCCGTGGCAGACGTTTTAGCTTCACTTCAACTGCAAATGCACCTTAAATCAACTAAGAGGCACATTAGAGCGCGAAGGGACACTTTGTATCCAGATATGTTACGTCTCCTCGAAGACCCTTCTTTTTCTGTTCTTGACCGGTTAAGTGTTCGATTTGAATGCGAAGTCGTTGTGGGCAAAGGTCCTTTAAAAGCCTTTCTCAACTCCCTTGTACTTGAAGTGAAGGAAGACACCAGAATATTCGAAGGAGCATCAGAGAAAACTTTGACATACTGTAAACAGAGTTTGAAAGAAGGCCTTTATAAAAAAGCTGGACAGATCTTGCAGTTCACTTTCTTGCATGAAGGACCAAGACCTCAGTTTCTCTCTAAGGCTCTGTTTGAGCTCATATCCCAAGGatccttgaaaaatttggaattgaAGAGTAGCTTGGTTCCGGATTTGAATACGAGACACGCCATTGAACAAATGGAAAATGCTGCAAATCATCATGAAGTGAATGCTGTCATCCGTGATAACGAGTCTTCCTACCGGTGTGCTGTAAAGAAGCACTTTCTTGAAGAGAAAGAGTTTTTCAAGAAAGAAGAAATATTGAAAG ATGTTTTGGAGTACCATCTACATGACAAAATTAAAGACCCTCTCTCACAATTTAAAGATGGACTGAATGAGGGAACTTCTCTTTTGAAGTATGTTGAAGCCAATCCTGCAGAATTTTGGAACATTTTTGGCTCGGTTGATGAAGTCCTGACTGCCAAAAACTTCATCGCAGCATTTTCTTCCTATCCTGTAACTGAGGATGAAAAACGCGTTCTTGCTCATTTAAAGCAATTTGTCAAGGATTGTGAAG GTGAAAGTGCTAAAGTTACCTTGACGGACATATTGGAATTCGCAACTGGTATTGATAATTTACCAGCTCTCGGCCTATCGTCattaaagaggttgttccatcccccattagatttggccccctatcaaatatga